In Triticum aestivum cultivar Chinese Spring chromosome 5B, IWGSC CS RefSeq v2.1, whole genome shotgun sequence, the following proteins share a genomic window:
- the LOC123114697 gene encoding two-component response regulator ORR5-like, translating to MDEFLELTSLLLHTPAHAQASLLVHTYNPNALDGSSAPPHLLVVAGDSRVDRPVVSGILRSSNLRVTGVDSGKRALELLASNRNVNMILTDYSMPDMTGYELLKKVKGSSKLREIPVVIMSSKNVPARINRLTHFCSVGCLEEGAGDFLLKPVQPSDVSRLCSRVLR from the exons ATGGATGAGTTCCTGGAACTCACCTCGCTGCTCCTGCACACTCCCGCCCATGCTCAAGCCTCTCTGCTCGTGCACACCTACAATCCCAATGCGTTGGAC GGGAGCTCCGCGCCGCCGCACCTCCTTGTTGTTGCAGGCGATAGCCGGGTGGACCGCCCCGTCGTCTCTGGCATCCTCCGGAGCTCCAACTTGCG GGTGACCGGCGTGGACAGCGGGAAGAGGGCGCTGGAGCTTCTTGCCTCC AACAGAAATGTCAA CATGATACTCACTGACTACTCGATGCCGGACATGACCGGCTACGAGCTCCTCAAGAAGGTCAAG GGGTCATCCAAGCTGAGGGAGATCCCCGTGGTGATCATGTCCTCGAAGAACGTGCCGGCAAGGATCAACAGGT TGACGCATTTCTGCTCCGTCGGGTGCCTCGAGGAAGGAGCGGGGGATTTCCTGCTCAAGCCCGTCCAGCCGTCCGATGTGTCGCGCCTCTGCAGCCGTGTCCTCCGCTGA